From Microlunatus capsulatus, a single genomic window includes:
- a CDS encoding potassium channel family protein: MRVAIAGAGNVGRSIAAELVENGHEVLLIEKNPRAIKSDTLPEAEWLLADACELSSLEEAGLDSCDVAIAATGDDKANLVMSLLCKTEFGVPRTVGRVNHPKNEWLFNEVWGVDVAVSTPRLMSALVEEAVTVGDLVRLLTFHEGAANLVEMTLPADSPCVGRRIGDLTWPGDVVLVAVIRDGHAQAPDSDGTLETADELLFVTAQDYERQLADMLSPRRGDIAVANLATGAPRVGTI, encoded by the coding sequence ATGCGGGTGGCCATCGCCGGAGCCGGCAACGTCGGCCGTTCCATCGCCGCCGAGCTCGTCGAGAACGGGCACGAGGTGCTCCTCATCGAGAAGAACCCCCGGGCCATCAAGTCCGACACCCTGCCCGAGGCGGAGTGGCTGCTGGCCGACGCCTGCGAGCTGTCCTCGCTGGAGGAGGCGGGCCTCGACAGCTGCGACGTCGCCATCGCCGCGACCGGGGACGACAAGGCGAACCTCGTCATGTCCCTGCTGTGCAAGACCGAGTTCGGGGTGCCGCGCACCGTCGGCCGGGTCAACCACCCGAAGAACGAGTGGCTGTTCAACGAGGTCTGGGGCGTCGACGTCGCCGTCTCCACCCCCCGGCTGATGTCGGCCCTGGTCGAGGAGGCGGTCACCGTCGGCGACCTGGTCCGGCTGCTGACCTTCCACGAGGGCGCGGCGAACCTCGTCGAGATGACCCTGCCCGCCGACAGCCCCTGCGTCGGCCGGCGGATCGGCGACCTGACCTGGCCCGGTGACGTCGTCCTGGTGGCCGTCATCCGCGACGGGCACGCGCAGGCGCCCGACAGCGACGGCACCCTGGAGACGGCCGACGAGCTGCTCTTCGTCACCGCCCAGGACTACGAGCGGCAGCTGGCCGACATGCTCTCCCCGCGGCGCGGCGACATCGCCGTGGCCAACCTGGCCACCGGCGCCCCGCGGGTCGGCACGATCTAG